The sequence tacaggagaaaatgaaaatgaaaaatgcatcattacaccatcattaggtggattaaaacaggttttgcctttctctatattttttatttcttttttggtgcattttaccccgttatttTGAATTGAATGTCTGATCCGGTAAAATAAGACTAGGACtatgaaacatttcatttgaatctgagtttaatTGAATTTGGTCGTACCTTCAACGAGAAGAATTTTGCAACATCAAGCCATAGATAAGAAATAATTCTTTCGAAACAAAAATCGTTGGTTGAATGAAGTGCTAGTTCCAGTTGAAAGAATCTGGTAATTGATGATAGGAAAAGAGAGACTCCTACAATTTTCGCTGTTTACAacttggaagcaggaacccacaGATCCACTGTTGTTGGCTATTTTTTCCGTAGGATTCCGCATGGCCCTTaggctatcaatctcctagtgaacCTTAGCCCCTTTTTGCACGCGAAAGATTTGATCGCCCACGTCATTcgtgtattgattttgaatctTTACTCGGTTTCTCGAATAAGGTACGTATCAGAGTTAAATGTCACCATTGCCAGACGACTattcagttgaacgtttttttttaaaataaataaataaagaaataaataaaaacagaaaacaacTCACAACAACCGAACATGGAACGAATCTGAACATTGACCGCACCTCACTGGACGGGAGCGCCCGGTACTCACCTCAGGAGATGACCGTCCCGTCTACGCGATGCTTGCCACGGTGAATCTTCATACCGATATGCTTTACGTATAAGCGGCGCACAAGAACAGCTTAGTTTGTTACCCATTGCGCAACTTGGGCATCCAGCCTGTCCTCCTGTGGATGAGATcgtggaaaaaaaggaaaatggaaGAACATTAAAATGCTGCAACCAAACCGGACGGATAACCAAACCGCTTACCTGAGGTTCCTTGCTGTCACCACATCCCAGTCACATCGGCTCGGGAAAGTGCTTGGCCTCGGTTCAGCGACTGCGATCGCTGGTTGTGTCTGTGGCTGTAGTGACGGCTGCTGCCACGCTGCAAATACGAAagttagagagagagagaaagaaataGTACGAAACTCATGTCATTATAAGCTGGTATCACTAGACTGGTTAAGAGGTTCAGGATAATTTGCAATTTTGGTGCCAATTGTGAGACATACGATCGAATCGAATGTGTTAATGGGAAACTTTTTCGACTCGCCGGGACGGTGGAACTAGATTCAATCAATGTTTCCGAATTGTTGTCAATTTCTGGCTCTGGGAAGCCTTTCAGCATCAGATGGcaaattattgttatttttttttgcggtgTCACATCTTATTTATCATGAGTGACAAAATCTCAACAAAGAAATTACGGCAGGAAATCGCTCCGCACCAGCAACGGTTTCCACTTGACCTGAAAAACCCGAACCGGCTGTTGCTGCCAGGTCCTTCTCAGCCAACACAAACTGTTACGCGGGACGAGAGTTTCCGTCATCGTCACCCCTGCTGATGAGAATAGTTAATGCTGGCACTAAGTACAGCGAATGAGTGCCTTCTGACCTCATGGCGTCTAGCGGTCCCCGATACGAGCTGGGCAAGATGTTCCCGCTCCCCCGATCCATGAGCTCTGGGAGCAGCAGCCCACAGATATTTGATATTGATTGAATCTGATtctgccgtcgtcgtcgtcgtcgtcgttcgtTCCCTGAAGGGTTttaaatcggatggaatttaaattttaaatgaataatGAAAATAGAATGCGGGtgagatatcgaggtggtttgaaaacaaaatagaaTGAGTTGGAGCAAAATTTTGCCATGAGTGCTATTGCGACTAATGCTACCACTTCCACCATTACCACTACCACTACTGCTACTGATACTGATACTGATACTACTACTGGTACTACTACCAAGGTCCGTGGAATGGTGGATGTGTGAGAATGAAGCCGTGGGTCGAAAAGTGAGCAGGTTCTGACAGGACAGGACGAACGGATGGAGATGCTTGGTGATGACAGATCATTTctagttttctttttcttcggtgatgatgaACTACTACCGGTGTGAGTGGTTTGGTGCGTGCAAACAGAACCAGATTGGTGATTTTGACATAATGAGAAAGCAAAATGGGAAGTATGAAGATGAAAGAGCAACGGATTTTATTGGTTTTGCAATGATAGTGATGGCAAACTAGAATGAGATCTATTACTTTTCGATTGATTttgatgcgtttttttttattttaatctagGTACCGCTAAAACTCAACGAACAATGCTACTCAAATTGATTAGTCTAAGTGTATATTGTAAGCATATTGTTCAGCAATAAACACAAAGCATTCTTAATAGTTTGTAATTATGTCTACTATTTACAAAATGTACATCGTTAATATTGGCGAATGAAATTGGACagttaattttgattttttttctggagaTTACACATTCTCCAAATTGTGTTCGAAAGCAATAAAGTGACTGTTGTAAGGATGACCCAGGATTACCTTGCATTGGCCGACGGTTTTGAATTTTAGAAATAATAAAACTTGTTACTACTACATCTTTTGGATTGCAGCATCGCAGAATGCACAAACTCGTTCGTATTCAAtattatgtttttatgttttattctgATAGAATAGTTTCATTTGAAACACCAGTTTCGTGATGACAAATGCTGAGCGAGaaacaatattattcaatatgatttcagttttcagttgctTATTTAATTGGACACTAAATAAAAATGCTAAAGAAAAAAGTACTATCTAAAATCTTAAttctactattttactatttctaTGCATCCGACAATATAGTCTACTTATTCTCACAAGTAACAGATTTAATACCTCTCGATTTTCATGAATAGTTGTTCTCAATTTGTACTACGGATAAATTACACGCCAActtgaacaaatgttggcagcaccctctcagattatAATGAAgttttctggacatgtagactttttcaaaaaattccgCTTTACATACTTTGTTTTCCCATAAATTGATCTAGACAGTCTTTAGAAAAGGATCAAACCTTTTTTAcctatttattttaaaataattacTATCGAAAACTGGCAAAAcgaacaaattttcaattgaaaatgctggaaaaatttctaatcgagtcctacactggaaacaattgatttcaaaaatgtattttgaaaaatcattatttttgattttgatgaaattttgtcccaaggtaGGTGATTATGTTTCCTAACAACCGTTTATACATGGCATGATTAGGTTCCGTACAAAGTAACTTCTAGAAGGGCAACAAAATGTGTAGACATTTTGTTGCAATGGGATATGGTTTTTGAAGATTAGAATGTATGTAGAAAGCGTGGTGGTATTTACAATTCCGCCACCGCACAGCATTTCCCCAGTCCAAATAAACAATTATCAATAGATACATTTAGAAAAGAGAAAACGATGTATGGAAAGTTGCTTTTTGTGGCatagtctacatgtccagaaagatTCGTTCAAAACTGAAAGAGTACTCCGAGTATTATTCTACACGAAATTCGTCCAATCGAATCCGACACTGAACAATAtcggttttcaaaatttgaagtcgATTTACAATACACACAGCTTTGTATGAAATTTTATCCTAAGGTAGATAATTATATTCTCTCCCAATCATTCATATTTGTAAGATTAGGACGAAAAAGGTTTTCTAACAAAATTTTCCTCTTGTCcagtactgatactttttgcaaatagcaGGCAACTAGCAATAGagagacactgaaaaaaaactgtttgaacaagaaatagtttttgtaagaaaagctttttccccttagAAGGACCCATCCTACAATGTATAAAcgatacccgatcagatgcacataacaaaatcataacacaagtatatcaacagttgatatgtataacaatttgtgttattttgagatatttaacaaatgaaaacagttacaagttaaacttatgataacaatataataacaaaatcagttatgatgttttattttcgtttgcaagactcatgataacgttcattaattggaaaaa comes from Malaya genurostris strain Urasoe2022 chromosome 3, Malgen_1.1, whole genome shotgun sequence and encodes:
- the LOC131437785 gene encoding uncharacterized protein LOC131437785, coding for MGAKGSVEAAKINADGWGHFERGSSRHYSHRHNQRSQSLNRGQALSRADVTGMW